Proteins co-encoded in one Cucurbita pepo subsp. pepo cultivar mu-cu-16 unplaced genomic scaffold, ASM280686v2 Cp4.1_scaffold000367, whole genome shotgun sequence genomic window:
- the LOC111785095 gene encoding subtilisin-like protease SBT1.7 — translation MHNSNTSKKMKLQWFLLFLISFVEAQKETYIIHMDRTDMPRAFDDHFQWYDSSLKSVSDSAQMLYSYNTVVHGFSTRLTVEEAKLIEKQEGILAVIPEVKYELHTTRTPEFLGLGKSVSFFPESEKVGGVIVGVLDTGVWPELESFNDAGLGPVPPSWKGECEVGKNFNSSNCNRKLIGARYFSRGYEAAFGAIDESQESKSPRDDDGHGTHTSTTAAGSPATGASLFGFAAGTARGMAAEARVATYKVCWLGGCFGSDILAAIDKAVEDGVDVLSLSLGGSSPDYYRDNVAIGAFSAAAQGVFVSCSAGNSGPSSGSLSNVAPWITTVGAGTLDRDFPTYVTLGNGKKFIGESLYSGKPLSESLIPIVYASEASNSSSGSLCLTSTLNPAKVAG, via the coding sequence ATGCATAATTCAAACACATCCAAGAAGATGAAGCTGCAATGGTTCCTTCTGTTCTTGATTTCATTTGTAGAAGCACAGAAGGAGACTTACATAATTCACATGGATCGAACCGACATGCCACGAGCCTTCGATGATCATTTCCAGTGGTATGATTCTTCTTTGAAGTCGGTTTCTGATTCAGCTCAAATGCTTTATTCCTACAATACAGTGGTTCATGGCTTCTCCACGAGATTGACTGTGGAAGAAGCTAAGTTAATAGAAAAGCAGGAAGGGATTCTTGCTGTTATACCTGAAGTGAAGTATGAGCTCCATACGACTCGGACGCCGGAGTTTCTTGGACTTGggaagagtgtttcgttcttccCAGAATCGGAGAAGGTTGGCGGAGTGATTGTCGGAGTTCTTGACACTGGTGTATGGCCTGAATTGGAGAGCTTCAATGATGCAGGGCTTGGACCAGTGCCGCCGAGCTGGAAAGGGGAGTGTGAAGTGGGTAAGAACTTTAACTCGTCTAATTGTAACAGGAAATTGATTGGAGCTAGATACTTTTCTAGAGGCTACGAGGCAGCATTTGGCGCGATTGATGAATCCCAGGAGTCGAAATCACCGAGGGACGACGATGGTCATGGAACTCATACTTCAACGACTGCTGCTGGATCCCCTGCAACTGGAGCCAGCCTCTTTGGGTTTGCTGCAGGGACTGCAAGAGGAATGGCAGCGGAAGCTCGGGTTGCAACGTATAAGGTATGCTGGCTTGGAGGGTGTTTTGGTTCTGATATTTTAGCTGCGATCGACAAGGCTGTAGAAGATGGTGTCGATGTTTTGTCGTTGTCGCTTGGTGGATCATCCCCTGATTACTACAGAGACAATGTTGCCATTGGAGCCTTCTCTGCTGCGGCTCAGGGAGTTTTTGTGTCATGTTCTGCTGGGAATAGCGGCCCGTCATCTGGTAGCTTGTCGAACGTTGCGCCATGGATAACCACAGTCGGCGCTGGGACTCTCGACAGAGACTTCCCGACATACGTTACTCTTGGAAATGGGAAGAAATTCATCGGGGAGTCGCTTTACAGTGGAAAGCCCTTGTCGGAGTCTTTAATACCAATTGTATATGCATCCGAAGCGAGTAATTCATCTAGTGGTAGCCTTTGCTTGACCAGTACTCTGAATCCGGCGAAGGTGGCCGGA
- the LOC111785096 gene encoding casein kinase II subunit alpha-2-like produces the protein MNGMYAYTKIKREIKILQNLCGGPNVVKLLDIVRDQHSKTPSLIFEYVNSTDFKILYPTLTDYDIRYYIYELLKALDYCHSQGIMHRDVKPHNVMIDHELRKLRLIDWGLAEFYHPGKEYNVRVASRQIKREIKILQNLCGGPNVVKLLDIVRDQHSKTPSLIFEYVNSTDFKILYPTLTDYDIRYYIYELLKALDYCHSQGIMHRDVKPHNVMIDHELRKLRLIDWGLAEFYHPGKEYNVRVASRYFKGPELLVDLQDYDYSLDMWSLGCMFAGMIFRKEPFFYGHDNHDQLVKIAKVLGTDELNAYLNKYQLILDPQLEALVGRHSRKPWSRFINGDNQHLVSPEAIDFLDKLLRYDHQDRLTAREAMAHPYFFQVRTAENSRLRTQ, from the exons ATGAATGGCATGTATGCATACACtaaa ATAAAGAGGGAGATAAAAATATTACAGAATCTTTGTGGTGGCCCAAATGTTGTGAAACTGCTGGATATTGTCCGAGATCAGCACTCAAAAACTCCTAGCTTAATCTTTGAATATGTGAACAGTacagatttcaaaattttgtaccCTACGCTGACCGATTATGACATTCGCTACTATATATATGAGCTTTTGAAG GCATTGGATTACTGCCATTCTCAAGGCATAATGCATAGAGATGTAAAGCCTCACAATGTTATGATTGACCATGAACTGCGAAAACTTCGTTTGATTGATTGGGGTCTTGCTGAATTCTACCATCCTGGAAAAGAGTACAATGTTCGAGTAGCATCTAG ACAGATAAAGAGGGAGATAAAAATATTACAGAATCTTTGTGGTGGCCCAAATGTTGTGAAACTGCTGGATATTGTCCGAGATCAGCACTCAAAAACTCCTAGCTTAATCTTTGAATATGTGAACAGTacagatttcaaaattttgtaccCTACGCTGACCGATTATGACATTCGCTACTATATATATGAGCTTTTGAAG GCATTGGATTACTGCCATTCTCAAGGCATAATGCATAGAGATGTAAAGCCTCACAATGTTATGATTGACCATGAACTGCGAAAACTTCGTTTGATTGATTGGGGTCTTGCTGAATTCTACCATCCTGGAAAAGAGTACAATGTTCGAGTAGCATCTAG GTATTTCAAAGGACCGGAACTTCTTGTAGATTTACAAGACTATGACTATTCCTTGGATATGTGGAGCCTGGGTTGTATGTTTGCTGGAATG ATTTTTCGGAAGGAACCATTCTTCTATGGTCACGACAATCATGACCAGCTTGTCAAAATTGCCAAG GTTTTGGGGACAGATGAGTTGAATGCGTATCTGAACAAATATCAACTGATTCTTGATCCACAACTTGAAGCCCTTGTTGGaag GCATAGCCGTAAGCCATGGTCAAGATTTATCAATGGTGATAACCAGCATCTTGTATCCCCTGAG GCCATTGATTTTCTGGATAAGCTTCTTCGATACGACCATCAAGATAGGCTCACTGCAAGAGAAGCAATG GCTCATCCATACTTCTTCCAGGTGAGAACTGCGGAGAACAGCAGGCTGCGAACGCAATAA